In Fibrobacter sp. UWB10, the genomic window ATTCCAGGTAACGAAAATCCCGGTAGCCAAATCCCCGGAACTGAAAATCCGGGCAATGAAAATCCTGGGACTCAGATTCCGGGTAGCGACCTTTCTAGCTCTAGCAACGGAACGCCAGGCACAAGCGTTCCCGGCGGAGAACTTTACAGTTCCAGCAGCGTTACTCCAGTCAATCCCAATCCGGGCAATGAACCCGGCGATGACGAAAACGACAACGAAGACTCCAGAACTTTGGACGGCACGCAGATTCTCTTGAAGCTTGCAGGCACCTCGGCTACCGTCGACAACAACAACGGTTGCGTTGAAATTGCAGACAAGAGCGCCACCATCACTTGCCCGGGTGCTTACTATGTGACCGGCGAATCCTCCGACTTCCAGGTAGTCGTAAATACTCCGGCCGCCGAAAAAGAAGGCAACACCGGAATCTACCTCTACAACGCCACTTTGAAAAGTTCTAACGCCCCGATTCTCGTGAAGAACGCCGACAAGACGGTGATTCACTTGGTCAAGGGCACCACCAACGTAGTCGAAGATGGCAATGGCAATCATTTGTTCACCAAGATCAACGGCGCACAAGACACCGCTAAAGCAGCCATCTACTCTAGAGACGACTTGAACATCAAGGGCGCAGGCACCTTGACCGTCAAGGGCAAGTTCAGAAACGGCATCCAGTGCAGCAACGACCTTAAAATCAAGAACGGCAACATCACCGTCGAAGCCGAAGAAAACGCCATCAAGGGCAAGGGCAGCCTCCAGATTTCAGGCGGCGTCCTGAACGTTACCGCCAAAAAAGGCGACGGTCTCGAAAGCGACGAATGCGAAGAAGTCAATGGCGAATGCAAGAAAATCGTTGAAGGCAAGGGCATTGTCGAAATCTCGGGTGGCAATATCACCATCAAGGCCGGCGATGACGGCATCCAGGCAGAAAACTTTATCCGCGTCAGCGATTCCACCGAAACCTCGACCGTCAAGATTACTTCTACCGGCAAGGGATTTTCGGCCGAAAAGTATGTCTATGTGGACGGCGGCACCATCGACGTGACTTCGGATGATGACGCTATCCATACTCACTACCAAGTGTTCATGAATGCGGGCAACGTGACTATTTCGACCAAGGACGACGGCATTCACGCTGACTCCATTCTGTACCTGAAGGGTTCTACGGTTAACGTGAAGACCGCTTACGAAGGCCTTGAAGCCTACAAGATTATTGCCGAGGGCGGCGTTACCGCGACATTTGCCACCAACGACGGCTGGAATGCAGCCGGTGGCGCCAAGGAAAATTCAGGCGGATATTCCATGTTCAGCGAATCCAGCGGACATGCGGTAATTAGCGGCGGTTACCATTACATCGCCTCGAAGGGCAACATGATCGACGTACTCGATGCCAACGGCTCTGCAAAGATGAGCGGCGGCGTGTT contains:
- a CDS encoding carbohydrate-binding domain-containing protein, with amino-acid sequence MKFVKLPVIAASVALSIMACSDDNGSNAVPTGEDPISAQNPAGNEFSGTEIPGTEIPGNQIPGNEVPGYENQIPGNENPGSQIPGTENPGNENPGTQIPGSDLSSSSNGTPGTSVPGGELYSSSSVTPVNPNPGNEPGDDENDNEDSRTLDGTQILLKLAGTSATVDNNNGCVEIADKSATITCPGAYYVTGESSDFQVVVNTPAAEKEGNTGIYLYNATLKSSNAPILVKNADKTVIHLVKGTTNVVEDGNGNHLFTKINGAQDTAKAAIYSRDDLNIKGAGTLTVKGKFRNGIQCSNDLKIKNGNITVEAEENAIKGKGSLQISGGVLNVTAKKGDGLESDECEEVNGECKKIVEGKGIVEISGGNITIKAGDDGIQAENFIRVSDSTETSTVKITSTGKGFSAEKYVYVDGGTIDVTSDDDAIHTHYQVFMNAGNVTISTKDDGIHADSILYLKGSTVNVKTAYEGLEAYKIIAEGGVTATFATNDGWNAAGGAKENSGGYSMFSESSGHAVISGGYHYIASKGNMIDVLDANGSAKMSGGVLILEITGQSYENQGGMGWGGGMGGFPGMGGQQGGNGCPSNMAGGLIDTDTGFEITGGVLLAFGDYSTDTPNCASVSFTSDNWYGSDKAAFKPEYKGSTIFYGGDVKSVSQVNTSGMKEFKFPNGKVYMYK